In a genomic window of Candidatus Zixiibacteriota bacterium:
- a CDS encoding TonB-dependent receptor — translation NLNIKLFASLSTQFSFNYRTQKLNYYPDYSSYPEIKYLTKRIKPSANFDLNLSQKINLLTFSLKVNNLFDDKTPTQFGNSLSDLDYPNPGRKVYAGVKLDM, via the coding sequence TGAATTTGAACATTAAGCTCTTCGCCTCTTTGTCCACCCAGTTTTCCTTCAACTACCGAACCCAGAAGCTGAACTATTATCCGGATTACTCTTCTTATCCAGAAATAAAGTACCTGACCAAAAGGATCAAACCCAGTGCCAATTTCGATCTTAATCTCAGCCAGAAAATCAATCTTTTGACTTTCAGTTTGAAGGTCAACAATTTATTTGATGATAAAACTCCGACCCAGTTTGGTAATTCTCTTTCGGATTTGGACTATCCCAACCCTGGAAGAAAAGTCTACGCAGGGGTAAAACTGGATATGTAA